The Akkermansia muciniphila genome contains a region encoding:
- the nuoK gene encoding NADH-quinone oxidoreductase subunit NuoK, with protein sequence MIPLTQYLILSGVLFAIGLLGVIVRRDIIVIFMCLEMMLSAANLSLVAFSRAQGTMGLPNYDGQALSIFILTIAAAEVAIGLALIVSLYRARRTASTQDLNTLKD encoded by the coding sequence ATGATACCTCTTACGCAATACCTGATCCTCTCCGGCGTCCTGTTTGCCATCGGCCTGCTGGGGGTGATTGTCCGGCGTGACATCATCGTCATCTTCATGTGCCTGGAAATGATGCTCAGCGCGGCCAACCTCTCCCTGGTGGCGTTTTCACGCGCCCAGGGCACCATGGGGCTGCCCAACTATGACGGCCAGGCCCTGTCCATCTTCATCCTGACCATCGCCGCGGCGGAAGTAGCCATCGGGCTGGCCCTCATCGTCTCCCTGTACCGGGCCCGGCGCACGGCCAGCACGCAGGACCTCAACACGCTGAAAGACTAA
- the nuoL gene encoding NADH-quinone oxidoreductase subunit L: MFNIDIQYTWLLLFLPLVVAAFDWFLLTRRPNVAALTSTFSCLATFVLSLGLLDQTGSDSFSWLPISDVFSVDLGFVLDPLSTRMMLVVTGIGLLVHIFSLSYMADDKAKTRYFACLSLFMFSMTGIVLANNIAMTFIFWELVGLSSYLLIGHWYTRDAAANAAKKAFICNRVGDFGFLIGILTLWALTNTLDFSLMEMPAGLSETLLNITVLCLFCGAVGKSAQFPLHVWLPDAMEGPTPVSALIHAATMVAAGVYMMVRVQYSIGVEAFPALACNVIAIIGAVTAVIAAFMATQQNDIKRVLAYSTLSQLGYMVMALGLLAGEAAMFHLFTHAWFKALLFLGAGAIIFACHHEQDIWKMGGIMKRMKLTSLTFIIATMALVAIPFTSGFFSKEAILEAALHKNPVFFWIGAGVALLTTFYMMRVIFVVFFGKSRSHSSEHAREVGGLMLVPLLILAVLALISGYGFIADRLVPFNGFVSESFHMGMPFYVSMGALVLGILLAAVFYAGSPASDKLSGNAVSRALANRLYIDWFYDKVLVRGIQGTLAAIIDFMDQFIISGLIVGGLARLTAAAGSLLRRLQSGSMAAYTALFGIGLLLVIYFTVFYSC, encoded by the coding sequence ATGTTTAATATTGATATTCAATACACCTGGCTTCTGCTCTTCTTGCCGCTGGTCGTAGCCGCCTTTGACTGGTTCCTGCTGACCAGGCGCCCGAACGTCGCGGCGCTCACCTCCACCTTCTCCTGCCTGGCGACCTTTGTCCTTTCCCTGGGCCTGCTGGACCAGACCGGCTCGGACTCCTTCTCCTGGCTTCCGATCTCCGACGTCTTTTCCGTTGACCTGGGCTTCGTGCTGGACCCCCTTTCCACCCGCATGATGCTGGTAGTCACGGGCATCGGCCTGCTGGTCCACATCTTCTCCCTGAGCTACATGGCGGACGACAAGGCGAAAACGCGCTACTTCGCGTGCCTGAGCCTCTTCATGTTCTCCATGACGGGCATCGTCCTGGCGAACAACATCGCCATGACCTTCATCTTCTGGGAGCTGGTGGGCCTTTCCTCCTACCTGCTCATCGGCCACTGGTACACCAGGGACGCCGCCGCGAACGCCGCCAAAAAAGCCTTCATCTGCAACCGCGTGGGGGACTTCGGCTTCCTGATCGGCATCCTGACCCTCTGGGCGCTGACCAATACGCTGGACTTCAGCCTGATGGAAATGCCCGCGGGCCTCAGTGAAACCCTGCTGAACATCACGGTGCTGTGCCTCTTCTGCGGGGCGGTGGGCAAATCCGCCCAATTCCCGCTGCACGTCTGGCTGCCGGACGCCATGGAAGGCCCCACCCCCGTTTCCGCCCTGATCCATGCCGCCACCATGGTGGCCGCCGGGGTGTACATGATGGTGCGCGTCCAGTATTCCATAGGCGTGGAAGCCTTCCCCGCCCTGGCCTGCAACGTCATCGCCATTATCGGCGCCGTCACGGCCGTCATCGCCGCCTTCATGGCCACCCAGCAGAATGACATCAAGCGCGTGCTGGCTTACTCCACCCTCTCCCAGCTGGGCTACATGGTCATGGCCCTGGGACTGCTGGCCGGGGAAGCGGCCATGTTCCACCTCTTCACCCACGCCTGGTTCAAGGCCCTGCTCTTCCTGGGCGCGGGCGCCATCATCTTCGCCTGCCACCATGAGCAGGACATCTGGAAAATGGGCGGCATCATGAAGCGCATGAAGCTGACCTCCCTCACCTTCATCATCGCCACCATGGCGCTGGTCGCCATTCCGTTCACGTCCGGCTTCTTCTCCAAGGAAGCCATCCTGGAAGCCGCCCTGCACAAAAACCCGGTCTTCTTCTGGATCGGCGCGGGCGTGGCCCTGCTGACCACCTTCTACATGATGCGCGTCATCTTCGTGGTCTTCTTCGGCAAGAGCCGCAGCCACAGCTCGGAACACGCCAGGGAAGTGGGCGGCCTCATGCTGGTTCCCCTGCTGATTCTGGCCGTGCTGGCCCTTATTTCCGGTTACGGCTTCATCGCCGACAGGCTGGTCCCCTTCAACGGATTCGTTTCCGAAAGCTTCCACATGGGCATGCCCTTCTATGTCTCCATGGGCGCGCTGGTGCTCGGCATCCTGCTGGCCGCGGTCTTCTATGCGGGCTCTCCGGCCTCCGACAAGCTCTCCGGCAATGCCGTCTCCCGCGCCCTCGCCAACCGCCTCTACATTGACTGGTTCTATGACAAGGTGCTGGTCAGGGGCATCCAGGGCACCCTGGCCGCCATCATCGACTTCATGGACCAGTTCATCATCTCCGGCCTCATCGTGGGCGGCCTGGCGCGGCTGACCGCCGCCGCAGGCTCCCTGCTGCGCCGCCTTCAGTCCGGCAGCATGGCCGCCTACACGGCCCTCTTCGGCATCGGCCTGCTCCTGGTCATCTACTTCACCGTCTTCTATTCCTGCTAA
- a CDS encoding molybdopterin-dependent oxidoreductase, whose product MSEEASKLPKDIAAAEGKVNVQINGTWHRFPRGTRIADACRSVGVPIPCFCYHPKLAVVGSCRMCMVEQGMPPRLAPGQTPSYDENGYQRIQWMPRPIISCANTVAENMGIRTDSPLASEARRGVMEFLLTSHPLDCPICDQAGECKLQEYSNDYGQVEGRYEEKKTKKGKNLSIGPRVNLDQERCVLCGRCVRFMRDIMHDEVLTMSQRGTFNAITVYPGRELDSNYSLNTVDICPVGALTSKDFRFKMRVWFLKETKTIDVDCGTGTNITLWTREEKVYRITPRPNDAVNSCWMPDSHRLNYKYINAETRIPQPVIRTDAGAPHRPSTWEPALASVTEAVKRVAPHQIAIIASGRMTNEELYMVRHLAAQIGTDMVDIVPRMGESDGMLIAADRNPNTNGAKLVLGIEPGSRLAAIRDGVRNGSVKGILALGEDLTAPEAGFTAEDLKKLDYLFMTAHSANETARHADLVLPGVTYAEKFGTMINVTGRIQRLNRAIQPVGYARDDWQILRDITLLLGGNPALKDFNSALDVLTVMSTEYDALNGVTWGSIGDGGQPILETGVTIPVVEREQSQGR is encoded by the coding sequence ATGAGTGAAGAAGCTTCCAAACTCCCCAAAGACATTGCCGCCGCTGAAGGCAAGGTGAACGTCCAGATCAACGGAACGTGGCACCGGTTCCCGCGCGGCACGCGGATTGCAGACGCCTGCCGTTCCGTAGGCGTGCCCATCCCGTGCTTCTGCTACCACCCCAAGCTGGCCGTCGTCGGCTCCTGCCGCATGTGCATGGTGGAACAGGGAATGCCGCCCAGGCTGGCTCCGGGCCAGACGCCCTCCTATGACGAAAACGGCTACCAGCGCATCCAGTGGATGCCGCGCCCCATCATCTCCTGCGCCAATACGGTGGCGGAAAACATGGGCATCCGCACGGACAGCCCGCTGGCCAGCGAGGCGCGCCGCGGCGTGATGGAATTCCTGCTCACCAGCCACCCGCTGGACTGCCCCATCTGCGACCAGGCCGGAGAATGCAAGCTCCAGGAATACTCCAACGACTACGGCCAGGTGGAAGGCCGCTATGAGGAAAAGAAAACCAAGAAGGGCAAGAACCTGAGCATCGGCCCGCGCGTGAACCTGGACCAGGAGCGCTGCGTGCTCTGCGGCCGCTGCGTGCGCTTCATGCGCGACATCATGCACGACGAGGTGCTCACTATGTCTCAGCGCGGCACCTTCAACGCCATCACGGTCTATCCCGGCCGCGAACTGGACAGCAACTACTCCCTGAACACCGTGGACATCTGCCCGGTGGGCGCCCTCACCTCCAAGGACTTCCGCTTCAAAATGCGCGTCTGGTTCCTGAAGGAAACCAAGACCATTGACGTGGACTGCGGCACAGGCACCAACATCACCCTCTGGACGCGTGAAGAAAAGGTGTACCGCATCACCCCGCGTCCGAACGACGCCGTGAACTCCTGCTGGATGCCGGACTCCCACCGCCTGAACTACAAGTACATCAACGCGGAAACGCGTATTCCCCAGCCCGTCATCCGCACGGACGCGGGGGCGCCGCACCGCCCGTCCACCTGGGAACCCGCCCTGGCCTCCGTCACGGAAGCCGTCAAGCGCGTCGCCCCGCACCAGATCGCCATCATCGCCTCCGGGCGCATGACCAATGAAGAACTTTACATGGTCCGCCACCTGGCCGCGCAAATAGGCACGGACATGGTGGACATCGTCCCCCGCATGGGCGAAAGCGACGGCATGCTGATCGCCGCGGACCGCAACCCGAACACGAACGGGGCCAAGCTGGTGCTGGGCATTGAACCCGGTTCCAGGCTGGCCGCCATCCGCGACGGCGTGCGCAACGGCTCCGTCAAGGGCATCCTTGCTCTGGGGGAAGACCTCACCGCTCCGGAAGCCGGCTTCACGGCGGAAGACCTGAAAAAGCTGGATTACCTGTTCATGACCGCCCACAGCGCGAATGAAACGGCGCGCCATGCGGACCTGGTTCTTCCGGGCGTCACCTACGCTGAAAAATTCGGCACCATGATCAACGTCACGGGCCGCATCCAGCGCCTGAACCGCGCCATCCAGCCCGTGGGCTACGCCAGGGATGACTGGCAGATTCTCCGGGACATCACCCTCCTGCTGGGCGGCAACCCCGCGCTGAAAGACTTCAACTCCGCCCTGGATGTCCTCACCGTCATGAGCACGGAATACGACGCCCTCAACGGCGTCACCTGGGGCTCCATCGGAGACGGGGGCCAGCCCATTCTGGAAACCGGCGTCACCATCCCCGTGGTGGAACGCGAACAAAGCCAGGGCCGCTAA
- a CDS encoding complex I subunit 1 family protein, protein MFDSILTFCDEVLSNPVWFYIITLLIKIVICFAITILFIPVCVYIERRVAAWIQDRVGPNRAGIPLSIFRRFGAKSDLPFKKTLDYFGLPHDGKIANLCRFFRLDRDIPIFGLVQPMVDGGKLFLKQDFTPPFVRRVYFWIAPILVLAPPLMTAAVVPFAGDLHTSYGNVNMAVANLSVGPLWMFAISSLSVYGLVLAGWSSNSKFPFLGGVRSSAQMISYEISMGLSIIPVLMIYSTLDLSNIVEYQAANGWLMLPVWGEGLSWQRWILLVPIAISFIIFLTSIFAEANRTPFDMSECETDLVGGYHTEYSSMKFAQFFMGEYAAMVVGSSLVITLFLGGWSIGFGLDGWLNEHVANWVAVICQLIAYVLKLLFFVFFFVWVRWTLPRFRYDQVMKLGWMVFFELAVINIFITAAILYFVK, encoded by the coding sequence ATGTTTGATTCGATTCTAACCTTTTGCGACGAGGTGCTCAGCAACCCTGTGTGGTTCTACATCATCACCCTGCTGATCAAGATCGTCATCTGCTTCGCCATCACCATTCTGTTCATTCCGGTCTGCGTGTACATTGAACGCCGGGTGGCCGCCTGGATCCAGGACCGCGTGGGCCCCAACCGCGCCGGCATCCCGTTGAGCATCTTCCGCCGCTTCGGCGCGAAATCCGACCTGCCGTTCAAAAAGACGCTGGACTACTTCGGCCTGCCCCATGACGGAAAAATCGCCAACCTGTGCCGTTTCTTCCGCCTGGACCGGGACATCCCCATCTTCGGCCTCGTGCAGCCCATGGTGGACGGCGGCAAGCTGTTCCTGAAGCAGGACTTTACGCCCCCCTTCGTGCGCCGCGTGTACTTCTGGATTGCTCCCATCCTGGTGCTGGCCCCCCCGCTGATGACGGCGGCCGTGGTCCCCTTCGCCGGAGACCTCCACACCTCCTACGGCAACGTGAACATGGCGGTGGCCAACCTTAGCGTAGGCCCCCTGTGGATGTTCGCCATTTCCTCCCTCTCCGTATACGGGCTGGTGCTGGCCGGCTGGTCCTCCAACTCCAAATTCCCCTTCCTGGGCGGCGTGCGCTCCTCCGCCCAGATGATCTCCTATGAAATCAGCATGGGCCTGTCCATCATCCCCGTGCTGATGATTTACAGCACGCTGGACCTCTCCAACATCGTGGAATACCAGGCCGCCAACGGCTGGCTCATGCTCCCCGTGTGGGGCGAGGGCCTGAGCTGGCAGCGCTGGATCCTGCTGGTTCCCATCGCCATCAGCTTCATCATCTTCCTGACCTCCATCTTCGCGGAAGCCAACCGCACGCCCTTTGACATGTCCGAATGTGAAACGGACCTGGTGGGCGGCTACCACACGGAATACTCCTCCATGAAGTTCGCGCAGTTCTTCATGGGCGAATACGCCGCCATGGTGGTGGGCTCCTCCCTGGTCATCACCCTGTTCCTGGGCGGCTGGTCCATCGGCTTCGGCCTGGACGGGTGGCTGAACGAACATGTGGCCAACTGGGTGGCAGTCATCTGCCAGCTCATCGCGTACGTGCTCAAGCTCCTCTTCTTCGTCTTCTTCTTCGTCTGGGTGCGCTGGACGCTTCCCCGCTTCCGTTACGACCAGGTGATGAAACTCGGTTGGATGGTCTTCTTTGAACTGGCCGTCATCAACATCTTCATCACGGCCGCCATCCTTTACTTCGTCAAGTAA
- a CDS encoding NADH-quinone oxidoreductase subunit J, with protein sequence MNIFASDILFYIFGALAVILSLMVVFMRNPVSSAMMMALSFGATAAIMIGLGAHFLGILQILVYAGAIMVLFAFIIMLLNVKRETSPFRRPVSVAIGVIIAALFLGQLIGIIYSLPGAKETHRCPMATAEQAWNDLKIGRDSANSGKTGTNGLPGECAQKPCVASGGCTRGSDYAITKASLDQLLHSTCGIAPSITLPPLSPQCSAHLYPEGTTIRAEIDNGEFPDTALLGRTLFDKYNRSLVIAGLALLVASIGVVVLSRRPSGK encoded by the coding sequence ATGAACATTTTTGCCAGTGACATACTCTTTTACATCTTCGGGGCCTTGGCCGTGATCCTGTCCCTGATGGTCGTCTTCATGCGCAACCCCGTCTCCTCCGCCATGATGATGGCCCTCTCCTTCGGAGCCACGGCCGCCATCATGATCGGGCTGGGCGCCCACTTCCTGGGCATTCTCCAGATTCTGGTCTACGCCGGAGCTATCATGGTGCTCTTCGCGTTCATCATCATGCTGCTGAACGTAAAGCGGGAAACCTCCCCCTTCCGGCGTCCCGTTTCCGTCGCCATCGGCGTCATCATTGCCGCCCTCTTCCTCGGCCAGCTCATCGGCATCATCTACTCCCTGCCCGGCGCGAAGGAAACGCACCGCTGCCCGATGGCCACCGCGGAACAGGCATGGAACGATCTGAAGATCGGCCGGGACAGCGCCAATTCCGGGAAAACGGGAACCAACGGTCTTCCCGGGGAATGCGCGCAGAAACCCTGCGTTGCTTCCGGCGGATGCACACGAGGATCGGACTATGCCATCACCAAGGCATCTCTTGACCAATTGCTCCATTCCACCTGTGGCATAGCACCGTCCATCACCCTCCCTCCCCTCTCCCCCCAGTGTTCCGCGCACCTCTACCCGGAAGGCACCACCATCCGCGCGGAAATAGACAACGGGGAATTCCCGGACACCGCCCTGCTGGGCCGCACCCTGTTTGACAAATACAACCGGAGCCTGGTCATTGCCGGGCTGGCCCTGCTGGTGGCCTCCATCGGCGTCGTGGTCCTGAGCCGCCGCCCCTCCGGAAAATAA
- a CDS encoding NAD(P)H-dependent oxidoreductase subunit E — protein sequence MSDYAENAIDATIAHQPSPGERFYPPFEVTPELDAAASEYITHYPEGKQKSAVLPILHEIQKKFGFICADAITWTGEKLNISAAHVLGVVTFYPGLRQMCPGRTHFRVCRTLSCAMAGADSLFDTICTRLGIDKSGIDHHHPIGVSPDGLWSVEGVECLANCGFGPNMMVNDLLYEKVTPELLEEVIAKHQNA from the coding sequence ATGTCCGATTACGCTGAAAACGCCATCGACGCGACTATTGCCCACCAGCCCAGCCCGGGCGAACGGTTTTACCCGCCTTTTGAAGTAACGCCGGAGCTTGACGCCGCCGCAAGCGAATACATCACGCATTATCCGGAAGGCAAGCAGAAGTCCGCCGTGCTCCCCATCCTGCATGAAATCCAGAAAAAATTCGGCTTCATCTGCGCAGACGCCATCACCTGGACGGGGGAAAAGCTGAACATTTCCGCCGCCCACGTGCTGGGAGTGGTCACCTTCTATCCCGGCCTGCGCCAGATGTGCCCCGGCAGGACCCACTTCCGTGTATGCCGCACCCTTTCCTGCGCCATGGCGGGAGCGGACAGCCTGTTTGACACCATCTGCACGCGCCTGGGCATTGACAAGAGCGGCATTGACCACCACCACCCCATCGGCGTCAGCCCGGACGGCCTGTGGAGCGTGGAGGGAGTGGAATGCCTGGCCAACTGCGGCTTCGGACCCAACATGATGGTCAACGACCTCCTGTATGAAAAAGTCACTCCGGAACTGCTGGAGGAAGTGATCGCCAAGCACCAGAACGCCTAA
- a CDS encoding NADH-quinone oxidoreductase subunit I, giving the protein MAFKTIKRPKISLGERFYLQSILGGLWITIKHLVLALLGKSRNKKELAGSGIGVTMQYPEFRWDKHLPEYYRGAPVLVKGEDGRERCVSCQLCEFICPARAITITPGTIKEGPWGKVEKAPKEFQIDMLRCIYCGMCEEACPEQAIFMSQDYLFTPTDKAQAIHNKAKLYEMGGTRKGLVNKWNQYK; this is encoded by the coding sequence ATGGCCTTCAAAACGATCAAGCGCCCGAAGATTTCCCTCGGAGAGCGGTTCTACTTGCAATCCATCCTTGGCGGTCTCTGGATCACCATCAAGCACCTTGTTCTGGCCCTGCTGGGCAAATCCCGCAACAAGAAGGAACTGGCCGGTTCCGGCATCGGCGTCACGATGCAGTACCCGGAATTCCGCTGGGACAAGCACCTGCCTGAATACTACCGCGGGGCTCCCGTCCTGGTGAAGGGGGAAGACGGCCGCGAACGCTGCGTCTCCTGCCAGCTCTGCGAATTCATCTGCCCGGCCCGCGCCATCACCATCACCCCCGGAACCATCAAGGAAGGCCCCTGGGGCAAGGTGGAAAAAGCGCCCAAGGAATTCCAGATCGACATGCTCCGCTGCATCTACTGCGGCATGTGCGAGGAAGCCTGCCCTGAACAGGCCATCTTCATGAGCCAGGACTACCTGTTCACCCCCACGGACAAGGCCCAGGCCATCCACAACAAGGCCAAGCTTTACGAAATGGGCGGCACCCGCAAGGGGCTGGTCAACAAGTGGAACCAATACAAATAA
- the nuoF gene encoding NADH-quinone oxidoreductase subunit NuoF, translating to MSITYLPGKEPHPRETRRILKNVNREGWNTSIDCYLADGGYEELKKALGMEPKAVIDEVKKSGLRGRGGAGFPTGVKWTFIPPNNTKPVYLVCNCDESEPGTFKDRYIVHQDPHQLIEGMVISSYAVGAHLAYIYMREEFPIAAEIMLKALQEARERGFLGNNIQGAGYDLEIHLHRGAGAYICGEETALLNSLEGVRPYPRIKPPYFPAAIGLYGCPTIVNNVESLCQVKHVIAMGGEAYSQEGAKRSPGTRIIGVSGDVKRPGFYEIVSGSMTFGELLYDVCGGPRDGREFKAVIPGGSSSKVMRTDAEYKVQNPDGTVGKISFFDIPLDLDSIAQHGSMSGSGAVIVMDDSRSMPWAMNNINRFYAHESCGQCTPCREGCPWMMKLSTRILEGKAAPSDVDLLIEVANQIEGKTVCAFGEAASWPTQAMVSKFKEEFVALTDPFNACLPHTREGREQTRFLTR from the coding sequence ATGAGCATCACCTATCTTCCCGGTAAAGAACCCCACCCCAGGGAAACGCGCCGCATCCTGAAAAACGTCAACCGCGAAGGCTGGAACACGTCCATTGACTGCTACCTGGCCGACGGCGGCTATGAAGAACTGAAAAAGGCGCTCGGCATGGAGCCGAAGGCCGTCATTGACGAGGTGAAGAAATCCGGCCTGCGCGGCCGCGGCGGCGCGGGCTTCCCCACCGGCGTGAAATGGACCTTCATCCCGCCGAACAACACCAAGCCCGTTTACCTGGTCTGCAACTGCGACGAATCCGAACCCGGCACCTTCAAGGACCGCTACATCGTCCACCAGGACCCCCACCAGCTCATTGAAGGAATGGTCATCTCCAGCTACGCGGTGGGCGCGCATCTGGCTTACATCTACATGCGGGAGGAATTCCCCATTGCCGCGGAAATCATGCTCAAGGCCCTTCAGGAAGCGCGTGAGCGCGGCTTTTTGGGCAACAACATCCAGGGGGCCGGCTACGATCTGGAAATCCACCTGCACCGCGGCGCGGGCGCCTACATCTGCGGCGAAGAAACGGCCCTGCTCAACTCTCTGGAGGGGGTCCGCCCCTACCCGCGCATCAAGCCCCCCTACTTCCCGGCCGCCATCGGCCTGTACGGCTGCCCCACCATCGTGAACAACGTGGAATCCCTCTGCCAGGTAAAGCACGTCATCGCCATGGGTGGAGAAGCCTACAGCCAGGAAGGCGCCAAGCGCTCCCCCGGCACCCGCATCATCGGCGTTTCCGGGGATGTGAAACGCCCGGGATTCTATGAAATCGTCTCCGGCTCCATGACCTTCGGCGAACTGCTGTACGACGTCTGCGGAGGCCCCCGGGACGGCCGAGAATTCAAGGCCGTGATTCCCGGCGGCTCCTCCTCCAAGGTCATGCGCACGGATGCGGAATACAAGGTGCAGAACCCGGACGGCACCGTGGGCAAAATCTCCTTCTTCGACATTCCTCTGGACCTGGACAGCATCGCCCAGCACGGCTCCATGTCCGGCTCCGGCGCGGTCATCGTCATGGATGACTCCCGTTCCATGCCCTGGGCCATGAACAACATCAACCGCTTCTACGCCCATGAATCCTGCGGCCAGTGCACCCCCTGCCGGGAAGGCTGCCCGTGGATGATGAAGCTCAGCACCCGCATTCTGGAAGGCAAGGCCGCCCCGTCAGACGTGGACCTGCTCATTGAAGTGGCCAACCAGATTGAAGGAAAAACCGTCTGCGCCTTCGGCGAAGCCGCTTCCTGGCCCACCCAGGCCATGGTTTCCAAGTTCAAGGAGGAATTCGTGGCCTTGACGGACCCCTTCAACGCCTGCCTGCCCCACACCAGGGAAGGCAGGGAGCAAACCCGTTTCCTCACCCGCTAA
- the nuoD gene encoding NADH dehydrogenase (quinone) subunit D: MKTSTKTFAIADTAANADYLTNTSEPLGETMTLNVGPSHPATHGVLRLVLELDGEEIITCDPVLGHLHRGMEKIGETIQYNQFVPYTDRFDYLAPLSNNIAYACAVEKLLGWELPPRGQALRVLALELSRFSSHILGVGVYGMDVGAMTVFLYCYEEREKIHNFYEQLTGARFTSSYTRIGGQTRDVPNEMLKEVLVFCDEAAKTLDETEALLLRNKIFIDRLQGVGTISREKALSWALTGANLRASGIKRDLRKTNPYLGYENYEFDVPVGEHGDCYDRFTVRIEEMRQSLRIIRQVIETMPDGPINMVDTKGTLPEKKKVMTDMESLIRQFMTTTMGVNAPAGQVYFAAENPKGELGFFLDSKGGGLPNRLRMRSPSFCNLSILPELLKGHLVSDVPAILGSFDFVMGECDR; the protein is encoded by the coding sequence ATGAAGACGAGCACTAAAACTTTCGCCATTGCAGATACAGCCGCTAACGCAGACTATCTCACCAATACTTCCGAACCGCTCGGAGAAACGATGACCCTGAATGTGGGCCCCTCCCACCCCGCCACCCACGGCGTGCTGCGCCTGGTGCTGGAACTTGATGGTGAAGAAATCATTACGTGTGATCCCGTACTGGGCCACCTGCACCGCGGCATGGAAAAGATCGGGGAGACCATCCAGTACAACCAGTTCGTCCCGTACACTGACCGCTTTGACTACCTGGCCCCCCTGTCCAACAACATCGCCTATGCCTGCGCGGTGGAAAAACTGCTGGGCTGGGAACTGCCGCCCCGCGGGCAGGCCCTGCGCGTGCTGGCCCTGGAGCTTTCCCGCTTTTCCTCCCATATCCTGGGCGTGGGCGTGTACGGCATGGACGTAGGCGCCATGACCGTCTTCCTGTACTGCTATGAGGAACGTGAAAAAATCCACAACTTTTACGAACAGCTCACCGGGGCGCGCTTCACTTCCTCCTACACCCGCATCGGCGGCCAGACGCGCGACGTGCCCAATGAAATGCTGAAGGAAGTGCTGGTGTTCTGTGATGAAGCCGCCAAGACCCTGGATGAAACGGAAGCCCTGCTGCTCCGGAACAAGATTTTCATTGACCGTCTCCAGGGCGTGGGCACCATCAGCCGTGAAAAGGCGCTCTCCTGGGCCCTGACTGGGGCCAACCTGCGCGCCAGCGGCATCAAGCGGGACCTGCGCAAGACCAATCCCTACCTGGGTTACGAAAATTACGAGTTTGACGTCCCCGTGGGGGAACACGGCGACTGCTACGACCGCTTTACCGTGCGCATTGAAGAAATGCGCCAGTCCCTGCGCATCATCCGCCAGGTGATTGAAACCATGCCGGACGGCCCCATCAACATGGTGGACACCAAGGGCACGCTGCCTGAAAAGAAGAAGGTGATGACGGACATGGAATCCCTGATCCGCCAGTTCATGACCACCACCATGGGCGTGAACGCTCCCGCCGGGCAGGTTTACTTTGCCGCGGAAAACCCGAAGGGGGAACTGGGCTTCTTCCTGGACTCCAAGGGAGGCGGCCTTCCCAACCGCCTGCGCATGCGCTCCCCCTCCTTCTGCAACCTGTCCATCCTGCCGGAACTGCTGAAAGGCCACCTGGTTTCCGACGTTCCGGCCATTCTCGGCTCCTTCGACTTCGTGATGGGCGAATGCGACCGCTAA